The Cucurbita pepo subsp. pepo cultivar mu-cu-16 unplaced genomic scaffold, ASM280686v2 Cp4.1_scaffold000640, whole genome shotgun sequence genome segment GCGTCATACACTCTCTGCTTCGGGATGGCTCGGTTCTGTCCAGCCTCTTTGCCGTGGAATGAGGCGCTGTCGAGGACTGGTTTTGGGAATCGTTGGTAGATCTTCTTCAGCTAGGGCTTTGGCTACGAGGAGCTTAGCTTTCAAGATTAGCGTGCTTTATTTTGACGTCAATGATGTAAGTTTCCTTGCTCTTTCTTACTCTCTTAGGCCAACATTTAAGTCTTCTTTTACTTACCAAGAGCATATGTTTCCAAATGACGTGATTCCATAGCTAGATACCACCAGTAGCTTTGTTGGATCTTGGAGGGTTACATTAGTTGGGATTTGAATGACAATTTCAAGATTGTAATCAGCTTATTCGTTCTTGCACCATGATTTATATGAAGCCTAGAAACTGAAATCATGAACTCTATTGGATATTCGTTTTGATATAGCAAAATTCTGATTCCCCTGCCTCCTTGTGCGCTAGACTTTGGGCTAAATAAAGTTTTACGAGGACTTATCATTTGTTCTTAGTTCATTTTTTCTGGTTTTTATATTTCCAACTTTTTCCATCTTGGGTAGTTTCATGAATGTGTTTAGCAGGGCTCATGCTACCTGATAATGggtaaattcaaatttcatctACTTGTTTGCGTTCACTTTGACTCGTAatgcttgttcttcttttcgaCTATGAgcattgtttttaaatgtttttgcTCCGAACTCTGTTTATACAGGGAAAGGGAAAAGTGAGCAAGTCGACAGTAACGTTTCCATCTGCTGCTCGAAGAATGGATACTCTTAATGATTTGCTTGCTGCAAGTGATCTCGTTTCACTTCATTGTGCCCTAACAAATGACACGGTTCAGATTATCAGTGCTGAATGTCTGCAGCATATAAAGCCTGGTATTTAATAATctgaatgaatttgaattccTTATTGAAAGTTCCTTTTTTATTCTGTTTTACGTTAAGGGGAGATTATCTTGTTTTACAGGGGCGTTTCTTGTTAACACTGGTAGCAGCCAACTATTAGATGATTGTGCTGTGAAGCAACTTTTGATCGATGGAACCTTGGCTGGCTGTGCCCTGGATGGTGCTGAAGGGCCACAGTGGATGGAAGCATGGGTATGTTACTCTTTCTTCAGTTATATCAATTGAAATGCTTGGTGCTTTAGTGTTTTGAATATTGTAATATTGTAATTCATTCTTAGTAGCACACTTTACCTTTCCATGGTTTCAAAACGAGTAGAAGTTCTAAGAAACAGTATATACTTCTAGTTAAAAAGTCAGTGAGTaaccaataaattataatataattgtgCTGCAGGTGAAGGAAATGCCAAATGTTTTGATTCTTCCGCACAGTGCAGATTATAGTGAAGAGGTATGGATGGAGATCAGGGAGAAATGCGTCTCAATATTACAAACGTTCTTTGTTGATGGGGTAGTTCCTGAGAATGCCATCTCTGATGAGGATGAAGATGAAAGTGAAGTTACTGAAGTAAAAGAACAGTCTGATGGTCGAGGCAAAGAAGTCAGCATTCAGCTTGCTGCTGTTGAACGGTTGACTGATGATAACCACTTAACTCCAATGAACTCCCAGAAGAAAGGGTTGAATCTCTCAACTGGGTCATCCAGTCAGCCCCAGAATTCCACTTTGTCACAAACTACCGTCACCAGATCTGATGGAAGACGCAGTAGGTCTGGTaagaaagccaaaaaaagGCATACACGTCAAAAATCTCAACAGAAGTTAGACGATAATCTCATGTTAGAAAAGGAAAGTACCTCTCATCGAGAAGATGATACTGCTATGAGTGGCACAGATCAAGTTTTAAGTTCAAGTTCTCGATTTCCTTCCCCTGATGAATCAAGAAACAGGAAAGTTCCTTTGGAGACTATGCAAGAATCTACCTCAGATCCATCATATAAATCTAGCAAGAAATTAGTTAGAAAGTCTATTGATCAGCTGAAAGATGGCTATATTATAGCCATATATGCTAGAGATCATCCTGCACTCCATGTATCCCGGCAACGAGTTAAAGGTGGTGGTTGGTTTCTTGATACCATGACAGATGTGACAAAAAGAGACCCTGCTGCCCAGTTTCTGGTTGTTTTCAGAAATAAGGTTTGTTAacgaacatttttttaagacTATAGTTGCTACTACTGGATAGCTGATATCATAAAATGATGCTCTATTTTTCAGGATACAATTGGTCTTCGATCTCTATCTGCTGGCGGGAAGTTATTGCAGGTAAGATTACAAGCTTGCTGTACCATATTTTATACAATTGGTCTTCGAACTCTGTGTGTCGTGCATACCCACCCTCACCTCATGAACACACATTTTATGGagatgttgatgatattctcATTAGAATGGAACATTTTTGCATAATAACGTTGATCTGAGTTACTTACTCgcgttgaaaattttgttttttggtctAAATATTTAAGTCTGTTGTGAAGGTTATAAATCTTGAAGTATCTGTATTATTCCTCTTTCATTATGCATGCCTGGATCTCTTTCTTATAACCTTTATTGGCTCAAGTGGTCCTATTTTAATTGCAACCTTTCTCTTCACCTCAATGAAgcatttatcatatatatatatatatatatatttaactatttgAGCAAGACCCATCTGGCTGTGGtcaaattgttttaatttactaTCTCTAGATCTCAAGGTTCAGTttgatctttcatttttcagaTAAATCGTAGAACAGAGTTCGTATTTGCTAGCCACAGTTTTGATGTTTGGGAGAGTTGGACACTAGAAGGCTCTCTGGAAGAATGTAGGCTGGCCAATTGTAGAAACCCCCTGGTAAGTTCTTTTCGTAGTACTTTCTTGAATCTTGATTGCGTACTGTTGTCTCTAATTCATGACTGTAATTTTATGGAAGttattttgtgttcttctcttctctatcTCCccccaacaaaaagaaaaaagagtccTCCGGAGGGGAGTATAGTTTTCTATAGACCTTATTTGGTATACTTGTGGGTGTGGCTTTAGTTCCTGATTTGTCTTTTTAGTTCGACACGGTCAtctgtattttgtatttgtcgaATAGAAGAGTCCCATCTTGCCATGCATGACATCAGTGAACTTAGTTATATAAAATGGTATACCTGTTTTCTCAACTTTTGGTATATAAAATGGTTCAGCTTGTTGATCATAAGACTATGAGAAAGTTGACTTCACTTTTAAAACAGGAAAACTGTTTTTAGCTAATCAAAAGCACTTAGAAGTACATATTCTCGCATTTATTGCTACTGCACTGTTCATTCTAGTTCCCCTGGATACTGAAGGCGTCCTTGGGGTGATCTCGCGCTCAGTATGAGCTTTCTAGTGTTCCTTTTGCAGTATGTGATGCATAAACATTCCTTTCATGGATGAATCCCTTTCTTCCACTCATCTCTATAGTATTGGCTATTTAACGAAAATTGTAGGCACTTTTGGACGTGCGCATTGAAGTCCTCGCAACCGTAGGTGACGATGGAGTTACCCGTTGGCTAGATTAGACGAAGTCTTCAAATTTTCCACCCCATTTGTCGACTAATTCAAGGTTTGCTTAACTTTGAAAGGTTTAAAAGTTGTAGagcatttttttcttcccttgttTTTGGTTAGCTTATTATTCCTCTTTCGGTTGATTGCCTTCTTTACTATATAGGCTTTGAAGTTGTAGGCTATTATTTATTCAACCTGTGGATGAATGAGTGTGCTTTGTAATCTATTTTAGGGCTTTGCCGAGAGTTTTTTTNttttatatatattaattttgtcgattttgtttatattatggTATATGATTCTTATACAAGTCcgaccttagctcagttggtagagcggaggactGTAGTGGTTGAAGAATCCCAAAGCCATCCTTAGGTCGCTGGTTCAAATCCGGCAGGTCGgagtttttaaaagtttaataccTATGTACTATTGatattagtttaaatttttaggtattttgttgaatgattatatattgTGAATATAGATAATTAACTATACGTTGGTAACCTTTGAATTGATTCGTTGCATATCATTTGCATGTTTACCAAGGGTTGGGTAGGTAGTAATTATTTTAGGTGATAGCATCACAACTTCCGGTGCAAAGgagttttgaatttattgCACAACTAAAAGTTTATATGTGATAACAATTTAAACTGGTAGGTCATAATATCCATGCAAGTATTcccaactattttttttttttttttttaacaaaatattttctttgcaGCAAGCCTGTGATTATTTAAGTCATGCCTACCATTACCTCCTATAGAAAAACTAGAATATATTCTTCATGTTTGTAAATTAAATGATACCAatagtgttttaaaataaaaatagaaaattcagTAAAAAATGTAACAGAAAAGTATCAAAATCTCTGTCTTGAACTTTTATGACATTAACAAACTTTTATGatattaacaatttaatttatgtatgttcaattttataacaatttaatcagcatgcaataatttatttgttataattgaatttatttttattgtaaagaTTTGATGAACATCTATTAGgttaagatatttaataaatttaatatatttatttcctatagtcttaaaaaattaacaaatcgACATTTCaagactaaattattattttcatgaaagtttagaaaccaataatatttttttagtttagagtaaatttgaaatgagttttaggtttatttttattttgatgaaatattaaattattgacattttaaaagaTGTCTTATTCACTCATTTATGTTCGAATGgacaattaaattatttcttaaaaaaaaaaccaatcaaaattgaattattgttATGgtataattatgaatattcTATTTCCTATAAGTTGGCTGCATTATCACTAACATATTACGCAAGATATTTATCattaatcaaacaaaaatgcaAATGCAAATGTAAATAATGGGTCtacataaataaatctaaatagtaaataaataaatattttaagcttcaataaaaacatgagaaacaaaaaggaaaaggaagttAAACCTCATTTTGGAAAGACATTAGACATCAAACAAAGTGAAGTTTAAATTTGTCTCAAAAATACCATACCATAATCTAAATCCAAATGGTAAAATCCCACTTATTAGGACTTGGGAAAGGAAAATGTATCACATGCTTTAAAATACAAACTCAAGTTCCATATATTCGTCCTCCATCCAACAAACTCAAGTTCCATATATTCGTCCTCCAATCGCAATTATAACGCAGCACAAGACCTATGTTTAGTTCCATatattcgtcctcgaatcacAATTATAATGCAGCACAAGACCTATTTTGCAAAATAAGATGTCATGTTCTAAAACTCTTCAATAGAGGGGCACCCAATGAAATAATGCATTTTTTCCACGTGGATTTCGCTGTCATCTAAGATCTAATGTTCATCGCTTTTAACGCATCTTGTCCTCTTGATAAAGACATGGCAGGCAATGATCGAAGATTTCGACACTTTGTCGAAAACACGACGAAGAAATGAAACTAATCCTATATGAACCCAATTTTGGCAAATTCGCTTTGAGAAAACTGAACAATTTTCACTCGTAAGAGGGTATTATCCCTACAGCAGACAATTCTgttcatttcttaaaaatgcctcccaaaaaaatgaaacacagCACTTTCCTTCACCTACTGATTTCATTTTGTCTGTCGGGTTACTTAGGAACTACGTTTCGAGTTAGAAACCACACGGGAAATAAGCTAAAGAcaaaccaacaaaaacaagCATAAGAAGGATTCATTACTTACATTTCTCACTCAATCCTACTAAGAGGAGCAAATTGTGTCCATTCTCTATCCAAGGAATTGAGGATTTGGGCAAGTATGCTCGAAGTACAGTGTTACAATATTACCTGTACCCATAACCCATGTTCAACTCGTGACCATACATCCCCTGACCATGGCCACCACTGGCAGAAAGCGGATGAATTTGCTTCGAGGTCGAGTTCGATCTGTGTCCCATTTGGATGAGCCTCTGAATTGCGTCTGGTTGGTTACCAGGAGCTGAAATGTAAACGAGAAATCAGAATAAAAGAGAGCCACCCTCTAAATAAGAGATCAATGAGCTACACATATTCAACTGCATTGCATTTTATCTATATAGCTCGTTAAAGCACCCAATCAACTTTAAAGCTTAAATGGATgaattattgtaaatttaaCAACATCACTACTTAAATGCTCTCCCCCACTCGTGGATTTCAAGATTTAAAGAAGGTCTAACAAGTGAGAAACAatattgattggggaggagataACACAAAATCTCGACACCATGTTAAATCACCAATCAACCCAAAAGCTTAATGGATTAAGgcaaattaaattatacgagtattttaattatagtCACAGCAAAACAAGCACTCCGCAGCAGGCATCATGCAGAGAGAGTGATTTAAAGTGTAAATGTAGCCAAGTTGGGGAAATGTAAAGAATGTCTTGAGCACAATCAGATCAAATGAATCGAGAACCATATAATTTTCCTTATGGACAAAAGATAGTATATCaagactaaattattattttcatgaaagtttagaaaccaacaatatttttttagtttagagtaaatttgaaatcagttttaggtttatttttattttgatgaaatattaaattattgacaTTTTAAAGATGTCTTATTCACTTATTTATGTTCGAATtgacaattaaattatttcttaaaaaaaaaccaatcaaaattgaattattgttATGgtataattatgaatattcTATTTCCTATAAGTTGGCTGCATTATGACTAATATATTACGCGAGATATTTATCattaatcaaacaaaaatgcaAATGCAAATAATGGgtctacaaaaataaatttaaatagcaaataaataaatattttaaacttcaataaaaacatgagaaacaaaaaggaaaaggaagttAAACCCCATTTTGGAAAGACATTAGACATCAAACAaagtgaaatttaaatttgtctcAAAAATACCATACCATATCTAAATCCAAATGGTAAAATCCCACTAATTAGGGCTTGGGAAAGGAAAATGTATCACATGCTTTAAAATACAAACTCAAGTTCCATATATTCGTCCTCCAATCGCAATTATAACGCTGCACAAGACCTATGTTCTAAACTACAAACTCAAGTTCCATATATTTGTCCTCGAATCGCAATTATAACGCAGCACAAGACCTATTTTGCAAAATAAGATGTCATGTTCTAAAACTCTTCAATAGAGGGGCACCCAATGAAATAATGCATTTTTTCCACGTGGATTTCGCTGTCATCTAAGATCTAATGTT includes the following:
- the LOC111785679 gene encoding C-terminal binding protein AN-like; amino-acid sequence: MSRNPRSSAVIPHRNNPKSLPLVVTLNCIEDCSLEQDCLAGVAVVEHVPLSRLADGKIESATAVLLHSLAYLPRAAQRRLHPYHLILCLGSADRSVDSALASDLGLRLIHVDTSRAEEIADSVMALFLGLLRRTHLLSRHTLSASGWLGSVQPLCRGMRRCRGLVLGIVGRSSSARALATRSLAFKISVLYFDVNDGKGKVSKSTVTFPSAARRMDTLNDLLAASDLVSLHCALTNDTVQIISAECLQHIKPGAFLVNTGSSQLLDDCAVKQLLIDGTLAGCALDGAEGPQWMEAWVKEMPNVLILPHSADYSEEVWMEIREKCVSILQTFFVDGVVPENAISDEDEDESEVTEVKEQSDGRGKEVSIQLAAVERLTDDNHLTPMNSQKKGLNLSTGSSSQPQNSTLSQTTVTRSDGRRSRSGKKAKKRHTRQKSQQKLDDNLMLEKESTSHREDDTAMSGTDQVLSSSSRFPSPDESRNRKVPLETMQESTSDPSYKSSKKLVRKSIDQLKDGYIIAIYARDHPALHVSRQRVKGGGWFLDTMTDVTKRDPAAQFLVVFRNKDTIGLRSLSAGGKLLQINRRTEFVFASHSFDVWESWTLEGSLEECRLANCRNPLALLDVRIEVLATVGDDGVTRWLD